Proteins co-encoded in one Ciconia boyciana chromosome 14, ASM3463844v1, whole genome shotgun sequence genomic window:
- the ADNP gene encoding activity-dependent neuroprotector homeobox protein isoform X3 — protein sequence MSLRRPSTINFGETMFQLPVNNLGSLRKARKTVKKILSDIGLEYCKEHIEDFKQFEPNDFYLKNTTWEDVGLWDPSLTKNQDYRTKPFCCSACPFSSKFFSAYKSHFRNVHSEDFENRILLNCPYCTFNADKKTLETHIKIFHAPNANTPSGGISTFKDKNKHDSLKPKQADSVEQAVYYCKKCTYRDPLYEIVRKHIYREHFQHVAAPYVAKGGEKSLNGAVPLSSSTREEGSIHCKRCLFMPKSYEALVQHVIEDHERIGYQVTAMIGHTNVVVPRSKPLMLIAPKPQDKKPMGLPQRMGPLSPGSVRSLSSQQMMNRLTIPKPTLNSAGVNMMSNVHLQQNNYGVKSVPPSYVGQPGGRLNLSGNAPVSIPQQSQTMKQFSASGNGRPYTLGGEQRSQASARYSLQSANSSSLSSAQLKQTSLSQSQAASRVLGQSGSKSPVAATGPSAVNTSSTQKWKICTICNELFPENVYSVHFEKEHKAEKVPAVANYIMKIHNFTSKCLYCNRYLPTDTLLNHMLIHGLSCPYCRSTFNDVEKMAAHMRMVHVDEEMGPKTDSTLTFDLTLQQGSHTNIHLLVTTYNLRDAPAESVAYHAQNTPPVPPKPQPKIQEKSDVPVKSSPQAAVPYKKDVGKTLCPLCFSILKGPISDALAHHLRERHQVIQTVHPVEKKLTYKCIHCLGVYTSNMTASTITLHLVHCRGVGKTQNGQDKGTSSSRLSQSPAVAPVKRTYEHMEFSLMKKRKMDDDDSPSAFEEKPEEPVVLALDPKGHEDDSYEARKTFLTKYFNKQPYPTRREIEKLAASLWLWKSDIASHFSNKRKKCVRDCEKYKPGVLLGFNMKELNKVKHEMDFDAEWLFENHDEKNSRVNVSKTVDKKINLEKDNESSSDSYENIEEEYNESSSPFGQRISDVGGKTSSDSIGENPEDSISKEIIEENTLQSPEKSHQKQEESSKYEEIISAEEPAKLVGDVSDSEGDQDDQDDTVEWKDGASQSESGPGSQHVSDFEDNTSEVKPEVWTDESSQSEDAGSSKPTVETKGGGSESDEEQSKWKNRSYGKVEEFWSKDQSQWKNASEIEESLSNQQMEWQNSTIDSEDGDQFDSVTDGVAEPMHSSLTGVELSSQQA from the exons ATGAGTCTGAGACGCCCAAGCACCATTAATTTTGGAG AAACTATGTTCCAACTTCCTGTCAACAACCTTGGCAGTTTAAGAAAGGCCCggaaaactgtgaaaaaaatacttagtgACATTGGTTTGGAATACTGTAAAGAACATATAGAA gaTTTTAAGCAGTTTGAACCTAAtgacttttatttgaaaaacactACATGGGAAGATGTAGGATTGTGGGACCCATCGCTTACAAAAAATCAG gACTATCGGACAAAGCCCTTTTGCTGCAGTGCATGTCCATTTTCCTCGAAGTTCTTTTCAGCATACAAAAGCCACTTCCGGAATGTTCATAGTGAAGACTTTGAAAATAGGATCCTCCTTAATTGTCCTTACTGTACTTTCAATGCGGACAAAAAGACTTTGGAAACgcacattaaaatatttcatgctcCAAATGCCAATACACCGAGTGGAGGCATCAGcacttttaaagataaaaacaaacatgataGCCTTAAACCTAAGCAGGCTGACAGTGTAGAACAAGCTGTTTATTACTGTAAGAAGTGCACTTACCGAGATCCTCTGTATGAAATAGTTAGAAAGCACATTTACAGGGAACATTTTCAGCATGTTGCTGCTCCTTACGTAGCAAAGGGAGGTGAAAAGTCGCTCAATGGTGCAGTTCCGTTAAGTTCCAGTACCCGAGAGGAGGGTAGTATTCACTGCAAAAGATGCCTTTTCATGCCGAAATCGTACGAAGCTTTAGTACAGCATGTTATCGAAGACCACGAACGTATAGGATACCAGGTAACAGCAATGATAGGTCACACTAACGTAGTGGTTCCGAGATCTAAACCTTTGATGCTAATAGCTCCAAAACCACAGGATAAAAAGCCTATGGGACTCCCTCAGAGGATGGGTCCCCTTTCCCCTGGAAGTGTTCGATCTCTTTCATCACAACAGATGATGAACAGACTCACTATACCAAAGCCTACATTAAATTCCGCAGGAGTGAATATGATGTCAAATGTTCACCTACAACAAAACAATTATGGAGTCAAATCGGTACCACCAAGTTATGTTGGTCAGCCAGGAGGAAGGCTAAACTTAAGTGGTAATGCACCAGTTTCTATTCCACAACAATCACAAACAATGAAACAGTTTTCAGCAAGTGGAAATGGAAGGCCTTATACTCTTGGAGGGGAACAGAGATCACAGGCCTCGGCAAGATACTCTCTTCAGTCTGCCaattcatcttctctttcatcAGCTCAGTTGAAACAGACGTCATTATCTCAGTCACAGGCCGCTTCAAGAGTATTAGGTCAGTCTGGCTCAAAATCTCCTGTAGCTGCTACAGGTCCTTCTGCTGTCAACACATCATCCACACAGAAGTGGAAAATCTGTACAATCTGTAATGAGCTGTTTCCTGAAAATGTGTATAGTGTCCACTTTGAAAAGGAGCACAAGGCTGAAAAGGTGCCTGCAGTAGCTAActatataatgaaaatacacaATTTCACTAGCAAATGTCTGTACTGTAATCGCTATTTACCCACTGATACATTGCTTAATCATATGTTAATACATGGTCTGTCTTGTCCATATTGCCGTTCAACCTTCAATGATGTTGAAAAGATGGCTGCTCATATGCGAATGGTTCATGTTGATGAAGAAATGGGACCTAAAACTGATTCCACTCTAACCTTTGATTTGACATTGCAGCAGGGTAGTCACACAAATATACATCTTCTTGTAACCACCTATAACCTGAGAGATGCTCCTGCTGAATCTGTAGCTTACCATGCTCAGAATACTCCCCCAGTTCCTCCAAAACCACAGCCGAAAATCCAGGAGAAGTCTGATGTACCTGTAAAAAGTTCTCCACAAGCAGCAGTTCCCTACAAAAAAGATGTCGGGAAAACTCTCTGTCCTCTCTGCTTTTCAATCCTAAAAGGACCCATCTCTGATGCACTTGCACATCATCTACGGGAGAGGCATCAAGTAATTCAGACAGTTCATCCAGTTGAGAAAAAGCTAACCTACAAATGCATTCATTGCCTTGGTGTATATACTAGTAACATGACTGCCTCAACTATAACGCTGCACCTTGTTCACTGCAGAGGTGTTGGGAAGACTCAGAATGGCCAGGACAAAGGTACTTCGTCATCTCGGCTAAGTCAGTCTCCAGCTGTAGCACCTGTAAAACGTACTTATGAACATATGGAATTCTCActaatgaagaaaaggaaaatggatgaTGACGACTCCCCCTCTGCCTTTGAGGAGAAGCCTGAAGAACCTGTAGTTCTTGCATTGGACCCCAAGGGTCATGAAGATGATTCCTATGAAgccaggaaaacatttcttacaaaatattttaataagcaaCCATATCCCACTAGGAGAGAGATTGAAAAGCTGGCTGCCAGTTTGTGGCTATGGAAATCTGATATTGCGTCTCATTTTAgtaacaaaaggaagaaatgcgTTAGAGATTGTGAAAAATACAAACCTGGTGTGCTGCTTGGTTTCAATATGAAAGAGTTAAACAAGGTTAAACATGAAATGGATTTTGATGCTGAATGGCTGTTTGAAAACCATGATGAAAAGAATTCCAGAGTCAATGTTAGTAAGACTgttgataaaaaaataaacttggaAAAAGACAATGAAAGTTCCTCAGACAGCTATGAAAATATAGAAGAGGAATACAATGAAAGCAGTAGTCCATTTGGTCAGCGTATTTCTGACGTTGGTGGGAAAACCTCTTCTGATAGCATAGGGGAGAACCCAGAGGACAGCATATCCAAGGAAATaattgaagaaaatacattacagTCTCCAGAGAAGTCTCATCAAAAACAAGAGGAAAGCTCTAAATATGAAGAGattatttctgctgaagaaCCAGCAAAACTAGTAGGAGATGTTTCAGATAGCGAAGGTGATCAGGATGATCAAGATGATACTGTTGAATGGAAAGATGGAGCTTCACAGTCTGAAAGTGGGCCTGGTTCTCAGCACGTTTCTGATTTTGAAGATAACACATCAGAAGTAAAACCAGAAGTGTGGACAGATGAATCCTCCCAAAGTGAAGATGCTGGTAGCAGTAAACCGACTGTTGAGACAAAAGGGGGTGGATCTGAAAGTGATGAAGAACAGTCAAAGTGGAAGAATCGTTCCTATGGAAAAGTAGAAGAGTTTTGGTCTAAGGACCAGTCGCAATGGAAAAATGCATCAGAGATTGAGGAGAGCTTGTCAAATCAGCAGATGGAATGGCAGAATAGCACAATTGACAGTGAGGATGGAGATCAGTTTGACAGCGTGACTGATGGAGTAGCAGAACCAATGCATAGCAGCTTAACTGGTGTGGAGCTGAGTAGCCAGCAAGCATAA
- the ADNP gene encoding activity-dependent neuroprotector homeobox protein isoform X2 yields MMPRKAFLSQKEKQACARERDMLKKRRRRQDYLKRSVEPQKNAETIKWHRDDEKRRENEQVKDKDIKKRWRQDERERRKNVDAMNWRREDEKRENERETMFQLPVNNLGSLRKARKTVKKILSDIGLEYCKEHIEDFKQFEPNDFYLKNTTWEDVGLWDPSLTKNQDYRTKPFCCSACPFSSKFFSAYKSHFRNVHSEDFENRILLNCPYCTFNADKKTLETHIKIFHAPNANTPSGGISTFKDKNKHDSLKPKQADSVEQAVYYCKKCTYRDPLYEIVRKHIYREHFQHVAAPYVAKGGEKSLNGAVPLSSSTREEGSIHCKRCLFMPKSYEALVQHVIEDHERIGYQVTAMIGHTNVVVPRSKPLMLIAPKPQDKKPMGLPQRMGPLSPGSVRSLSSQQMMNRLTIPKPTLNSAGVNMMSNVHLQQNNYGVKSVPPSYVGQPGGRLNLSGNAPVSIPQQSQTMKQFSASGNGRPYTLGGEQRSQASARYSLQSANSSSLSSAQLKQTSLSQSQAASRVLGQSGSKSPVAATGPSAVNTSSTQKWKICTICNELFPENVYSVHFEKEHKAEKVPAVANYIMKIHNFTSKCLYCNRYLPTDTLLNHMLIHGLSCPYCRSTFNDVEKMAAHMRMVHVDEEMGPKTDSTLTFDLTLQQGSHTNIHLLVTTYNLRDAPAESVAYHAQNTPPVPPKPQPKIQEKSDVPVKSSPQAAVPYKKDVGKTLCPLCFSILKGPISDALAHHLRERHQVIQTVHPVEKKLTYKCIHCLGVYTSNMTASTITLHLVHCRGVGKTQNGQDKGTSSSRLSQSPAVAPVKRTYEHMEFSLMKKRKMDDDDSPSAFEEKPEEPVVLALDPKGHEDDSYEARKTFLTKYFNKQPYPTRREIEKLAASLWLWKSDIASHFSNKRKKCVRDCEKYKPGVLLGFNMKELNKVKHEMDFDAEWLFENHDEKNSRVNVSKTVDKKINLEKDNESSSDSYENIEEEYNESSSPFGQRISDVGGKTSSDSIGENPEDSISKEIIEENTLQSPEKSHQKQEESSKYEEIISAEEPAKLVGDVSDSEGDQDDQDDTVEWKDGASQSESGPGSQHVSDFEDNTSEVKPEVWTDESSQSEDAGSSKPTVETKGGGSESDEEQSKWKNRSYGKVEEFWSKDQSQWKNASEIEESLSNQQMEWQNSTIDSEDGDQFDSVTDGVAEPMHSSLTGVELSSQQA; encoded by the exons ATGATGCCCcgtaaagcttttctttcccagaaagaaaagcaggcttGTGCCAGGGAAAGGGATATGttaaaaaagaggaggaggcgACAAGACTATCTCAAAAGAAGCGTGGAGCcgcagaaaaatgcagaaacaataAAATGGCACAGGGATGatgagaagaggagagaaaatgagcAAGTTAAGGACAAAGATATCAAGAAGCGGTGGAGACAGGATGAGAGAGAACGACGAAAGAATGTGGACGCTATGAATTGGCGCAGGGAAGATGAGAAGAGGGAAAATGAGCGAG AAACTATGTTCCAACTTCCTGTCAACAACCTTGGCAGTTTAAGAAAGGCCCggaaaactgtgaaaaaaatacttagtgACATTGGTTTGGAATACTGTAAAGAACATATAGAA gaTTTTAAGCAGTTTGAACCTAAtgacttttatttgaaaaacactACATGGGAAGATGTAGGATTGTGGGACCCATCGCTTACAAAAAATCAG gACTATCGGACAAAGCCCTTTTGCTGCAGTGCATGTCCATTTTCCTCGAAGTTCTTTTCAGCATACAAAAGCCACTTCCGGAATGTTCATAGTGAAGACTTTGAAAATAGGATCCTCCTTAATTGTCCTTACTGTACTTTCAATGCGGACAAAAAGACTTTGGAAACgcacattaaaatatttcatgctcCAAATGCCAATACACCGAGTGGAGGCATCAGcacttttaaagataaaaacaaacatgataGCCTTAAACCTAAGCAGGCTGACAGTGTAGAACAAGCTGTTTATTACTGTAAGAAGTGCACTTACCGAGATCCTCTGTATGAAATAGTTAGAAAGCACATTTACAGGGAACATTTTCAGCATGTTGCTGCTCCTTACGTAGCAAAGGGAGGTGAAAAGTCGCTCAATGGTGCAGTTCCGTTAAGTTCCAGTACCCGAGAGGAGGGTAGTATTCACTGCAAAAGATGCCTTTTCATGCCGAAATCGTACGAAGCTTTAGTACAGCATGTTATCGAAGACCACGAACGTATAGGATACCAGGTAACAGCAATGATAGGTCACACTAACGTAGTGGTTCCGAGATCTAAACCTTTGATGCTAATAGCTCCAAAACCACAGGATAAAAAGCCTATGGGACTCCCTCAGAGGATGGGTCCCCTTTCCCCTGGAAGTGTTCGATCTCTTTCATCACAACAGATGATGAACAGACTCACTATACCAAAGCCTACATTAAATTCCGCAGGAGTGAATATGATGTCAAATGTTCACCTACAACAAAACAATTATGGAGTCAAATCGGTACCACCAAGTTATGTTGGTCAGCCAGGAGGAAGGCTAAACTTAAGTGGTAATGCACCAGTTTCTATTCCACAACAATCACAAACAATGAAACAGTTTTCAGCAAGTGGAAATGGAAGGCCTTATACTCTTGGAGGGGAACAGAGATCACAGGCCTCGGCAAGATACTCTCTTCAGTCTGCCaattcatcttctctttcatcAGCTCAGTTGAAACAGACGTCATTATCTCAGTCACAGGCCGCTTCAAGAGTATTAGGTCAGTCTGGCTCAAAATCTCCTGTAGCTGCTACAGGTCCTTCTGCTGTCAACACATCATCCACACAGAAGTGGAAAATCTGTACAATCTGTAATGAGCTGTTTCCTGAAAATGTGTATAGTGTCCACTTTGAAAAGGAGCACAAGGCTGAAAAGGTGCCTGCAGTAGCTAActatataatgaaaatacacaATTTCACTAGCAAATGTCTGTACTGTAATCGCTATTTACCCACTGATACATTGCTTAATCATATGTTAATACATGGTCTGTCTTGTCCATATTGCCGTTCAACCTTCAATGATGTTGAAAAGATGGCTGCTCATATGCGAATGGTTCATGTTGATGAAGAAATGGGACCTAAAACTGATTCCACTCTAACCTTTGATTTGACATTGCAGCAGGGTAGTCACACAAATATACATCTTCTTGTAACCACCTATAACCTGAGAGATGCTCCTGCTGAATCTGTAGCTTACCATGCTCAGAATACTCCCCCAGTTCCTCCAAAACCACAGCCGAAAATCCAGGAGAAGTCTGATGTACCTGTAAAAAGTTCTCCACAAGCAGCAGTTCCCTACAAAAAAGATGTCGGGAAAACTCTCTGTCCTCTCTGCTTTTCAATCCTAAAAGGACCCATCTCTGATGCACTTGCACATCATCTACGGGAGAGGCATCAAGTAATTCAGACAGTTCATCCAGTTGAGAAAAAGCTAACCTACAAATGCATTCATTGCCTTGGTGTATATACTAGTAACATGACTGCCTCAACTATAACGCTGCACCTTGTTCACTGCAGAGGTGTTGGGAAGACTCAGAATGGCCAGGACAAAGGTACTTCGTCATCTCGGCTAAGTCAGTCTCCAGCTGTAGCACCTGTAAAACGTACTTATGAACATATGGAATTCTCActaatgaagaaaaggaaaatggatgaTGACGACTCCCCCTCTGCCTTTGAGGAGAAGCCTGAAGAACCTGTAGTTCTTGCATTGGACCCCAAGGGTCATGAAGATGATTCCTATGAAgccaggaaaacatttcttacaaaatattttaataagcaaCCATATCCCACTAGGAGAGAGATTGAAAAGCTGGCTGCCAGTTTGTGGCTATGGAAATCTGATATTGCGTCTCATTTTAgtaacaaaaggaagaaatgcgTTAGAGATTGTGAAAAATACAAACCTGGTGTGCTGCTTGGTTTCAATATGAAAGAGTTAAACAAGGTTAAACATGAAATGGATTTTGATGCTGAATGGCTGTTTGAAAACCATGATGAAAAGAATTCCAGAGTCAATGTTAGTAAGACTgttgataaaaaaataaacttggaAAAAGACAATGAAAGTTCCTCAGACAGCTATGAAAATATAGAAGAGGAATACAATGAAAGCAGTAGTCCATTTGGTCAGCGTATTTCTGACGTTGGTGGGAAAACCTCTTCTGATAGCATAGGGGAGAACCCAGAGGACAGCATATCCAAGGAAATaattgaagaaaatacattacagTCTCCAGAGAAGTCTCATCAAAAACAAGAGGAAAGCTCTAAATATGAAGAGattatttctgctgaagaaCCAGCAAAACTAGTAGGAGATGTTTCAGATAGCGAAGGTGATCAGGATGATCAAGATGATACTGTTGAATGGAAAGATGGAGCTTCACAGTCTGAAAGTGGGCCTGGTTCTCAGCACGTTTCTGATTTTGAAGATAACACATCAGAAGTAAAACCAGAAGTGTGGACAGATGAATCCTCCCAAAGTGAAGATGCTGGTAGCAGTAAACCGACTGTTGAGACAAAAGGGGGTGGATCTGAAAGTGATGAAGAACAGTCAAAGTGGAAGAATCGTTCCTATGGAAAAGTAGAAGAGTTTTGGTCTAAGGACCAGTCGCAATGGAAAAATGCATCAGAGATTGAGGAGAGCTTGTCAAATCAGCAGATGGAATGGCAGAATAGCACAATTGACAGTGAGGATGGAGATCAGTTTGACAGCGTGACTGATGGAGTAGCAGAACCAATGCATAGCAGCTTAACTGGTGTGGAGCTGAGTAGCCAGCAAGCATAA
- the ADNP gene encoding activity-dependent neuroprotector homeobox protein isoform X1, with the protein MEYCMLGTSAFHKVQQQLMMPRKAFLSQKEKQACARERDMLKKRRRRQDYLKRSVEPQKNAETIKWHRDDEKRRENEQVKDKDIKKRWRQDERERRKNVDAMNWRREDEKRENERETMFQLPVNNLGSLRKARKTVKKILSDIGLEYCKEHIEDFKQFEPNDFYLKNTTWEDVGLWDPSLTKNQDYRTKPFCCSACPFSSKFFSAYKSHFRNVHSEDFENRILLNCPYCTFNADKKTLETHIKIFHAPNANTPSGGISTFKDKNKHDSLKPKQADSVEQAVYYCKKCTYRDPLYEIVRKHIYREHFQHVAAPYVAKGGEKSLNGAVPLSSSTREEGSIHCKRCLFMPKSYEALVQHVIEDHERIGYQVTAMIGHTNVVVPRSKPLMLIAPKPQDKKPMGLPQRMGPLSPGSVRSLSSQQMMNRLTIPKPTLNSAGVNMMSNVHLQQNNYGVKSVPPSYVGQPGGRLNLSGNAPVSIPQQSQTMKQFSASGNGRPYTLGGEQRSQASARYSLQSANSSSLSSAQLKQTSLSQSQAASRVLGQSGSKSPVAATGPSAVNTSSTQKWKICTICNELFPENVYSVHFEKEHKAEKVPAVANYIMKIHNFTSKCLYCNRYLPTDTLLNHMLIHGLSCPYCRSTFNDVEKMAAHMRMVHVDEEMGPKTDSTLTFDLTLQQGSHTNIHLLVTTYNLRDAPAESVAYHAQNTPPVPPKPQPKIQEKSDVPVKSSPQAAVPYKKDVGKTLCPLCFSILKGPISDALAHHLRERHQVIQTVHPVEKKLTYKCIHCLGVYTSNMTASTITLHLVHCRGVGKTQNGQDKGTSSSRLSQSPAVAPVKRTYEHMEFSLMKKRKMDDDDSPSAFEEKPEEPVVLALDPKGHEDDSYEARKTFLTKYFNKQPYPTRREIEKLAASLWLWKSDIASHFSNKRKKCVRDCEKYKPGVLLGFNMKELNKVKHEMDFDAEWLFENHDEKNSRVNVSKTVDKKINLEKDNESSSDSYENIEEEYNESSSPFGQRISDVGGKTSSDSIGENPEDSISKEIIEENTLQSPEKSHQKQEESSKYEEIISAEEPAKLVGDVSDSEGDQDDQDDTVEWKDGASQSESGPGSQHVSDFEDNTSEVKPEVWTDESSQSEDAGSSKPTVETKGGGSESDEEQSKWKNRSYGKVEEFWSKDQSQWKNASEIEESLSNQQMEWQNSTIDSEDGDQFDSVTDGVAEPMHSSLTGVELSSQQA; encoded by the exons aTGGAGTATTGCATGCTGGGAACAAGTGCTTTCCATAAG GTACAGCAGCAGCTCATGATGCCCcgtaaagcttttctttcccagaaagaaaagcaggcttGTGCCAGGGAAAGGGATATGttaaaaaagaggaggaggcgACAAGACTATCTCAAAAGAAGCGTGGAGCcgcagaaaaatgcagaaacaataAAATGGCACAGGGATGatgagaagaggagagaaaatgagcAAGTTAAGGACAAAGATATCAAGAAGCGGTGGAGACAGGATGAGAGAGAACGACGAAAGAATGTGGACGCTATGAATTGGCGCAGGGAAGATGAGAAGAGGGAAAATGAGCGAG AAACTATGTTCCAACTTCCTGTCAACAACCTTGGCAGTTTAAGAAAGGCCCggaaaactgtgaaaaaaatacttagtgACATTGGTTTGGAATACTGTAAAGAACATATAGAA gaTTTTAAGCAGTTTGAACCTAAtgacttttatttgaaaaacactACATGGGAAGATGTAGGATTGTGGGACCCATCGCTTACAAAAAATCAG gACTATCGGACAAAGCCCTTTTGCTGCAGTGCATGTCCATTTTCCTCGAAGTTCTTTTCAGCATACAAAAGCCACTTCCGGAATGTTCATAGTGAAGACTTTGAAAATAGGATCCTCCTTAATTGTCCTTACTGTACTTTCAATGCGGACAAAAAGACTTTGGAAACgcacattaaaatatttcatgctcCAAATGCCAATACACCGAGTGGAGGCATCAGcacttttaaagataaaaacaaacatgataGCCTTAAACCTAAGCAGGCTGACAGTGTAGAACAAGCTGTTTATTACTGTAAGAAGTGCACTTACCGAGATCCTCTGTATGAAATAGTTAGAAAGCACATTTACAGGGAACATTTTCAGCATGTTGCTGCTCCTTACGTAGCAAAGGGAGGTGAAAAGTCGCTCAATGGTGCAGTTCCGTTAAGTTCCAGTACCCGAGAGGAGGGTAGTATTCACTGCAAAAGATGCCTTTTCATGCCGAAATCGTACGAAGCTTTAGTACAGCATGTTATCGAAGACCACGAACGTATAGGATACCAGGTAACAGCAATGATAGGTCACACTAACGTAGTGGTTCCGAGATCTAAACCTTTGATGCTAATAGCTCCAAAACCACAGGATAAAAAGCCTATGGGACTCCCTCAGAGGATGGGTCCCCTTTCCCCTGGAAGTGTTCGATCTCTTTCATCACAACAGATGATGAACAGACTCACTATACCAAAGCCTACATTAAATTCCGCAGGAGTGAATATGATGTCAAATGTTCACCTACAACAAAACAATTATGGAGTCAAATCGGTACCACCAAGTTATGTTGGTCAGCCAGGAGGAAGGCTAAACTTAAGTGGTAATGCACCAGTTTCTATTCCACAACAATCACAAACAATGAAACAGTTTTCAGCAAGTGGAAATGGAAGGCCTTATACTCTTGGAGGGGAACAGAGATCACAGGCCTCGGCAAGATACTCTCTTCAGTCTGCCaattcatcttctctttcatcAGCTCAGTTGAAACAGACGTCATTATCTCAGTCACAGGCCGCTTCAAGAGTATTAGGTCAGTCTGGCTCAAAATCTCCTGTAGCTGCTACAGGTCCTTCTGCTGTCAACACATCATCCACACAGAAGTGGAAAATCTGTACAATCTGTAATGAGCTGTTTCCTGAAAATGTGTATAGTGTCCACTTTGAAAAGGAGCACAAGGCTGAAAAGGTGCCTGCAGTAGCTAActatataatgaaaatacacaATTTCACTAGCAAATGTCTGTACTGTAATCGCTATTTACCCACTGATACATTGCTTAATCATATGTTAATACATGGTCTGTCTTGTCCATATTGCCGTTCAACCTTCAATGATGTTGAAAAGATGGCTGCTCATATGCGAATGGTTCATGTTGATGAAGAAATGGGACCTAAAACTGATTCCACTCTAACCTTTGATTTGACATTGCAGCAGGGTAGTCACACAAATATACATCTTCTTGTAACCACCTATAACCTGAGAGATGCTCCTGCTGAATCTGTAGCTTACCATGCTCAGAATACTCCCCCAGTTCCTCCAAAACCACAGCCGAAAATCCAGGAGAAGTCTGATGTACCTGTAAAAAGTTCTCCACAAGCAGCAGTTCCCTACAAAAAAGATGTCGGGAAAACTCTCTGTCCTCTCTGCTTTTCAATCCTAAAAGGACCCATCTCTGATGCACTTGCACATCATCTACGGGAGAGGCATCAAGTAATTCAGACAGTTCATCCAGTTGAGAAAAAGCTAACCTACAAATGCATTCATTGCCTTGGTGTATATACTAGTAACATGACTGCCTCAACTATAACGCTGCACCTTGTTCACTGCAGAGGTGTTGGGAAGACTCAGAATGGCCAGGACAAAGGTACTTCGTCATCTCGGCTAAGTCAGTCTCCAGCTGTAGCACCTGTAAAACGTACTTATGAACATATGGAATTCTCActaatgaagaaaaggaaaatggatgaTGACGACTCCCCCTCTGCCTTTGAGGAGAAGCCTGAAGAACCTGTAGTTCTTGCATTGGACCCCAAGGGTCATGAAGATGATTCCTATGAAgccaggaaaacatttcttacaaaatattttaataagcaaCCATATCCCACTAGGAGAGAGATTGAAAAGCTGGCTGCCAGTTTGTGGCTATGGAAATCTGATATTGCGTCTCATTTTAgtaacaaaaggaagaaatgcgTTAGAGATTGTGAAAAATACAAACCTGGTGTGCTGCTTGGTTTCAATATGAAAGAGTTAAACAAGGTTAAACATGAAATGGATTTTGATGCTGAATGGCTGTTTGAAAACCATGATGAAAAGAATTCCAGAGTCAATGTTAGTAAGACTgttgataaaaaaataaacttggaAAAAGACAATGAAAGTTCCTCAGACAGCTATGAAAATATAGAAGAGGAATACAATGAAAGCAGTAGTCCATTTGGTCAGCGTATTTCTGACGTTGGTGGGAAAACCTCTTCTGATAGCATAGGGGAGAACCCAGAGGACAGCATATCCAAGGAAATaattgaagaaaatacattacagTCTCCAGAGAAGTCTCATCAAAAACAAGAGGAAAGCTCTAAATATGAAGAGattatttctgctgaagaaCCAGCAAAACTAGTAGGAGATGTTTCAGATAGCGAAGGTGATCAGGATGATCAAGATGATACTGTTGAATGGAAAGATGGAGCTTCACAGTCTGAAAGTGGGCCTGGTTCTCAGCACGTTTCTGATTTTGAAGATAACACATCAGAAGTAAAACCAGAAGTGTGGACAGATGAATCCTCCCAAAGTGAAGATGCTGGTAGCAGTAAACCGACTGTTGAGACAAAAGGGGGTGGATCTGAAAGTGATGAAGAACAGTCAAAGTGGAAGAATCGTTCCTATGGAAAAGTAGAAGAGTTTTGGTCTAAGGACCAGTCGCAATGGAAAAATGCATCAGAGATTGAGGAGAGCTTGTCAAATCAGCAGATGGAATGGCAGAATAGCACAATTGACAGTGAGGATGGAGATCAGTTTGACAGCGTGACTGATGGAGTAGCAGAACCAATGCATAGCAGCTTAACTGGTGTGGAGCTGAGTAGCCAGCAAGCATAA